One region of Oncorhynchus keta strain PuntledgeMale-10-30-2019 chromosome 24, Oket_V2, whole genome shotgun sequence genomic DNA includes:
- the LOC118402644 gene encoding urokinase plasminogen activator surface receptor-like isoform X2 → MKLILKISFTFTLFYTADTLQCYTCESDECSEATLELCSGGEVCSTRTTVFGDLGTRVSKDCTTREETCVFMDATTRTSISGGYTHTSNAAYCCSTDGCNKNTLPVLSDKPNKLQCYTCKSKGDQVCNTVVQCVGVEDHCFKYTVPVGDGSNDGRHLGCASADVCRWSETSPSTPNFNCCEGSLCNKATGIGLSSLPLLLGLLISLV, encoded by the exons ATGAAGCTAATCCTGAAAATCTCCTTCACCTTCACACTGTTCTACACAG CAGACACACTACAATGCTACACTTGCGAGTCTGATGAGTGCAGCGAAGCAACGTTGGAGTTGTGTTCTGGGGGAGAGGTGTGTTCCACTAGGACAACAGTATTTGGTGATTTAG GCACCAGAGTCTCTAAGGATTGCACCACGAGAGAGGAAACCTGTGTATTCATGGACGCTACAACAAGAACATCAATCAGTGgtggatacacacacacctccaacgcCGCGTACTGCTGCAGCACGGACGGCTGCAACAAGAATACTCTCCCAG TTCTCAGTGACAAGCCCAATAAACTACAATGTTACACCTGCAAGAGTAAAGGGGATCAAGTCTGCAACACAGTTGTACAATGTGTTGGAGTTGAAGACCACTGCTTCAAATATACAG TGCCCGTTGGTGATGGAAGTAATGATGGACGACACCTGGGCTGTGCCTCTGCTGATGTATGCCGTTGGTCCGAGACATCCCCCTCTACGCCTAACTTCAACTGTTGTGAAGGGAGTCTCTGTAACAAAGCCACAGGGATTGGACTgagctctctccctcttctgctgGGACTCCTCATCTCACTGGTCTAG
- the LOC118402644 gene encoding urokinase plasminogen activator surface receptor-like isoform X1: MKLILKISFTFTLFYTVADTLQCYTCESDECSEATLELCSGGEVCSTRTTVFGDLGTRVSKDCTTREETCVFMDATTRTSISGGYTHTSNAAYCCSTDGCNKNTLPVLSDKPNKLQCYTCKSKGDQVCNTVVQCVGVEDHCFKYTVPVGDGSNDGRHLGCASADVCRWSETSPSTPNFNCCEGSLCNKATGIGLSSLPLLLGLLISLV; the protein is encoded by the exons ATGAAGCTAATCCTGAAAATCTCCTTCACCTTCACACTGTTCTACACAG TAGCAGACACACTACAATGCTACACTTGCGAGTCTGATGAGTGCAGCGAAGCAACGTTGGAGTTGTGTTCTGGGGGAGAGGTGTGTTCCACTAGGACAACAGTATTTGGTGATTTAG GCACCAGAGTCTCTAAGGATTGCACCACGAGAGAGGAAACCTGTGTATTCATGGACGCTACAACAAGAACATCAATCAGTGgtggatacacacacacctccaacgcCGCGTACTGCTGCAGCACGGACGGCTGCAACAAGAATACTCTCCCAG TTCTCAGTGACAAGCCCAATAAACTACAATGTTACACCTGCAAGAGTAAAGGGGATCAAGTCTGCAACACAGTTGTACAATGTGTTGGAGTTGAAGACCACTGCTTCAAATATACAG TGCCCGTTGGTGATGGAAGTAATGATGGACGACACCTGGGCTGTGCCTCTGCTGATGTATGCCGTTGGTCCGAGACATCCCCCTCTACGCCTAACTTCAACTGTTGTGAAGGGAGTCTCTGTAACAAAGCCACAGGGATTGGACTgagctctctccctcttctgctgGGACTCCTCATCTCACTGGTCTAG